The following are encoded in a window of Panicum virgatum strain AP13 chromosome 5N, P.virgatum_v5, whole genome shotgun sequence genomic DNA:
- the LOC120673631 gene encoding 26S proteasome non-ATPase regulatory subunit 14 homolog, whose amino-acid sequence MERLQRIFGASGMGPPPTDSPLLDSSEQVYISSLALLKMLKHGRAGVPMEVMGLMLGEFVDDYTVRVVDVFAMPQSGTGVSVEAVDHVFQTNMLDMLKQTGRPEMVVGWYHSHPGFGCWLSGVDINTQQSFEALNPRAVAVVIDPIQSVKGKVVIDAFRLINPQTMMLGQEPRQTTSNVGHLNKPSIQALIHGLNRHYYSIAINYRKNELEEKMLLNLHKKKWTDGLILKRFDTHSKTNEQTVQEMLNLAIKYNKAVQEEDELPPEKLAIANVGRQDAKKHLEEHVSNLMSSNIVQTLGTMLDTVVF is encoded by the exons ATGGAGCGGCTGCAGCGGATCTTCGGCGCCTCCGGGAtggggccgccgccgacggactCGCCGCTGCTCGACTCCTCCGAGCAGGTCTACATCTCCTCCCTCGCGCTCCTCAAGATGCTCAAGCACG GGAGGGCGGGCGTGCCCATGGAGGTCATGGGTCTCATGCTCGGCGAGTTTGTCGACGACTACACCGTCAGGGTCGTCGACGTCTTCGCCATGCCGCAGAGCGGGACTGGGGTCAGCGTCGAGGCCGTTGACCACGTCTTCCAGACGAACATGCTTGACATGCTCAAGCAGACCGGCAG ACCAGAAATGGTTGTAGGCTGGTATCACTCACATCCTGGCTTCGGTTGCTGGCTCTCTGGAGTTGATATCAATACTCAACAG AGTTTTGAAGCTTTGAATCCCAGGGCTGTTGCTGTTGTGATAGATCCCATCCAGAGCGTGAAGGGGAAGGTGGTTATTGATGCATTCCGCCTCATTAATCCTCAGACCATGATGCTTGGCCAGGAGCCACGGCAGACGACATCAAATGTTGGGCACCTAAATAAGCCATCTATCCAG GCTCTTATCCATGGGCTGAACAGACACTACTACTCAATTGCAATCAATTACAGGAAAAACGAGCTTGAGGAGAAAATGTTGTTGAACTTGCACAAAAAGAAATGGACTGATGGACTAATTTTGAAGAGGTTTGACACACACTCGAAAACCAACGAGCAGACTGTCCAG GAAATGCTGAACCTAGCCATCAAGTACAACAAGGCAGTGCAAGAGGAGGATGAGTTGCCACCTGAGAAACTTGCCATAGCGAATGTGGGTCGGCAGGATGCAAAGAAGCATTTGGAAGAGCATGTGTCGAATTTGATGTCGTCAAACATAGTTCAGACCCTAGGAACCATGCTTGACACGGTTGTCTTTTAG